In Deinococcus aerophilus, a single genomic region encodes these proteins:
- a CDS encoding acyl-CoA thioesterase, with protein sequence MNASAHSPFGPPFSPLRPYAVETRVTHVVFPGDTNHHGTLFGGEALSLMESAAFIAATRYCRRRVVTRHLDAMEFTRPIPQGSLVDLVARVIRTGRSSMTVLVELFIEQMYSERRELGCTGTFVLVALDDDGQPTPVPRMERRHVL encoded by the coding sequence ATGAACGCTTCCGCGCACTCTCCGTTTGGTCCCCCTTTCTCACCGCTCCGCCCGTACGCGGTCGAGACCCGCGTGACCCACGTGGTGTTTCCCGGCGACACCAACCACCACGGCACACTGTTCGGCGGCGAGGCCCTGTCGCTCATGGAAAGCGCCGCCTTTATCGCCGCCACCCGGTACTGCCGCCGCCGGGTGGTCACGCGGCACCTGGACGCCATGGAGTTCACCCGCCCCATTCCGCAGGGCAGCCTGGTGGACCTTGTCGCGCGCGTGATCCGCACAGGTCGCAGCAGCATGACCGTGCTCGTGGAACTGTTCATCGAGCAGATGTACAGCGAGCGCCGGGAACTGGGATGTACCGGCACCTTCGTGCTCGTGGCGCTGGACGACGACGGACAGCCCACCCCCGTGCCCCGCATGGAGCGGCGCCATGTCCTGTAA
- a CDS encoding family 43 glycosylhydrolase, with amino-acid sequence MFALYFTAQDAASGRQCIGVATASSPAGPFRDASAQPLVCQVGEGGSIDASPFQDADGTRYLLWKNDGNCCNQATNLYLQPLSADGLRLTGKASTLIQNFQLWEGAVIEAPTLYHAGGVYYLLYSAGPYDSDLYAVGYATAPRVTGPYKKAPENPILVSRGEVAGPGHQTVVTDGAGRTWLAYHAWTAGRTSDAAGGYRSLRLDPVSCAGGRVKVTGPTVTPQRAPAPLPAGPLYPGDFADPFVLNVDGTYYAYGTGLHGRAGGLAFEALSSPDLIHWTSHGGVLTPLGPERRDHWAPEIARREQTFYLYHSVGHGDQGHHLRVATAAHPLGPFEDLGLNLTPDELFAIDPHPFQAPDGAWWLFFARDDLGGERPGTVLAVAPLHDMTRLGEARTILRASGDWQRYQRERAMYGGVHDWHTLEGPFVVWRAGRFQLLYSGGAWVNETYGAGHAVADHPLGPWTEPVPGACVLRTAGSLRGPGHASVTARGGQDVLVFHAWDALRTRRQLYAAPLFWREGRPCTEWSGGP; translated from the coding sequence GTGTTCGCGCTGTACTTTACCGCGCAGGACGCGGCCAGCGGCCGCCAGTGCATCGGCGTGGCAACTGCATCCTCCCCGGCGGGTCCCTTCCGGGATGCCTCCGCGCAGCCGCTGGTCTGCCAAGTCGGCGAGGGCGGCAGCATCGACGCCAGCCCCTTTCAGGACGCCGACGGAACACGCTACCTGCTGTGGAAGAACGACGGCAATTGCTGCAACCAGGCCACCAACCTGTATCTTCAGCCGCTCAGCGCCGACGGCCTGCGCCTGACTGGCAAGGCGAGCACCCTGATCCAGAACTTCCAGCTGTGGGAGGGCGCCGTGATCGAGGCCCCCACCCTGTACCATGCGGGCGGCGTGTACTACCTGCTGTACTCGGCCGGTCCGTACGACAGTGACCTGTACGCGGTGGGCTACGCGACGGCCCCGCGCGTGACCGGGCCGTACAAAAAGGCCCCGGAGAATCCCATCCTCGTGAGCCGGGGGGAGGTGGCCGGTCCCGGGCACCAGACGGTGGTGACCGACGGCGCGGGCCGCACTTGGCTGGCGTACCACGCCTGGACCGCCGGGCGCACCTCGGACGCGGCGGGCGGCTACCGCAGCCTGCGGCTGGACCCGGTGAGTTGCGCAGGCGGCCGGGTGAAGGTCACCGGGCCGACCGTGACGCCGCAGCGGGCGCCGGCGCCGTTGCCCGCGGGTCCCCTGTACCCGGGGGACTTCGCCGATCCCTTCGTGCTGAATGTGGACGGCACGTACTACGCCTACGGCACCGGCCTGCACGGCAGAGCCGGAGGGCTGGCCTTCGAGGCGCTGTCCTCGCCGGACCTGATCCACTGGACCTCCCACGGCGGAGTGCTCACGCCGCTGGGACCGGAGCGCCGGGACCACTGGGCCCCGGAGATCGCGCGCCGGGAGCAGACCTTCTACCTGTACCACTCGGTAGGCCACGGGGACCAGGGGCACCACCTGCGGGTGGCGACGGCGGCGCATCCGCTGGGGCCGTTTGAAGACCTGGGCCTGAACCTGACGCCGGACGAACTGTTTGCCATCGACCCGCATCCCTTTCAGGCTCCGGACGGCGCGTGGTGGCTGTTTTTCGCGCGCGACGACCTGGGCGGCGAGCGCCCCGGCACCGTGCTCGCGGTGGCCCCACTGCACGACATGACCCGGCTGGGCGAGGCCCGGACCATTCTGCGCGCCAGCGGCGACTGGCAACGCTACCAGCGGGAGCGGGCGATGTACGGCGGCGTCCACGACTGGCACACCCTGGAAGGGCCCTTCGTGGTGTGGCGCGCGGGCCGGTTCCAGCTGCTGTACTCGGGAGGAGCCTGGGTCAACGAGACCTATGGAGCAGGGCACGCGGTCGCCGATCATCCGCTCGGACCGTGGACCGAGCCGGTGCCGGGTGCCTGCGTGTTGCGCACCGCCGGCTCCCTGCGGGGGCCCGGCCACGCCAGCGTGACCGCGCGGGGGGGGCAGGACGTTCTGGTGTTCCACGCCTGGGACGCGCTGCGCACGCGCCGGCAACTGTACGCCGCGCCGCTGTTCTGGCGGGAGGGCCGGCCCTGCACGGAGTGGTCCGGGGGACCGTGA
- a CDS encoding ion transporter, which produces MSGGTDRRAAWRVNLGNVIYDADTPAGRAFDLLLIAAIVLSVLAVMLDSVSGFQRRYAAPLRDLEWALTVLFTAEYLLRLVSARHPAHYARSFFGVVDLLSILPAYLALLIPGAQVLLIVRVLRLLRIFRVLKLVRYLSEARVLSRALQASLAKIVVFLAVVLTLVVLIGTLMYVVEGPSNGFTSIPTGIYWAIVTLTTVGYGDIAPRTGWGKALASLAMILGYGIIAVPTGIVTVGLTQAHAERRHEDGTSLGARECSRCGLKAHQSDARYCRRCGEALPKVPPASGTG; this is translated from the coding sequence ATGAGCGGCGGGACGGACCGGCGGGCAGCGTGGCGGGTGAATCTGGGCAACGTCATCTACGACGCGGACACCCCGGCTGGACGCGCCTTTGACCTGCTGCTGATCGCCGCGATCGTGCTCAGTGTGCTCGCCGTGATGCTCGACAGCGTCTCCGGGTTCCAGCGGCGCTACGCTGCGCCGCTGCGCGATCTGGAATGGGCCCTGACCGTGCTGTTCACCGCCGAGTACCTGCTGCGGCTCGTGTCCGCCCGGCACCCGGCCCATTACGCCCGCAGCTTCTTCGGGGTGGTGGATCTGCTGTCGATTCTGCCGGCCTATCTCGCGCTGCTCATTCCCGGAGCCCAGGTGCTGCTGATCGTCCGGGTGCTGAGGTTGCTGCGGATCTTCCGAGTGCTCAAGCTGGTGCGCTACCTGTCCGAGGCGCGCGTGCTGTCCCGGGCGCTGCAGGCGAGCCTCGCGAAGATCGTGGTGTTCCTCGCGGTGGTGCTGACGCTGGTGGTGCTCATCGGTACCCTGATGTATGTCGTCGAGGGTCCTTCCAACGGCTTTACCAGCATACCCACGGGCATCTACTGGGCCATCGTCACGCTGACCACCGTGGGGTACGGAGACATCGCGCCGAGGACCGGGTGGGGCAAGGCGCTGGCGTCGCTGGCGATGATTCTGGGCTACGGCATCATCGCGGTGCCCACCGGCATCGTCACGGTGGGACTGACCCAGGCCCACGCGGAGCGGCGCCATGAGGACGGCACCTCCCTGGGAGCGCGGGAATGTTCACGCTGCGGCCTGAAGGCCCATCAGTCAGATGCCCGCTACTGCCGGCGCTGCGGAGAGGCGCTGCCGAAAGTCCCGCCGGCGTCCGGCACAGGCTAA